One region of Hymenobacter sediminicola genomic DNA includes:
- a CDS encoding SUMF1/EgtB/PvdO family nonheme iron enzyme has translation MNKFLVLPLVAISALILGGCGFGKGPQGDLVGAEDRPEFNPQEVPYGMVPCPGGTFHMGQTDQDISASMVNMNKQVTIAGFYMDETEITNNEYRQFMNAIRQDSIDVLGEEYVMTELYPDTTVWVRDFTYHMGDPLMEYYYTHPAFDDYPVVGVDWFAAKYFCNWRTKNKNAANEEAGLAPTPNFRLPSEAEWEYAARGGRDLATYPWGGPYLRNSKGCMLANFKPGRGDYASDGYAYTSPVGAFFPNDFGLYDMSGNVAEWCDDAYMEASVPVVWDMNPTNPDDNEPRKVVRGGSWKDIAYFLETGTRNFEYQDSSRSFIGFRTAMIQIGMGTNSSLN, from the coding sequence ATGAACAAGTTTCTCGTATTGCCTCTCGTTGCCATTTCGGCTCTGATTTTGGGAGGCTGTGGTTTTGGCAAAGGACCGCAAGGCGACCTAGTCGGAGCAGAGGACCGTCCCGAGTTCAATCCTCAGGAAGTTCCTTACGGTATGGTTCCTTGCCCTGGTGGAACGTTCCACATGGGCCAGACTGACCAGGATATATCGGCGTCTATGGTAAACATGAACAAGCAGGTGACTATCGCCGGCTTCTACATGGACGAGACAGAAATTACCAACAACGAGTACCGTCAATTTATGAATGCCATCCGGCAGGACTCAATTGATGTATTGGGGGAAGAATATGTGATGACGGAACTGTATCCCGACACAACAGTGTGGGTTCGTGACTTCACGTATCACATGGGTGATCCGCTGATGGAGTACTACTACACTCACCCGGCTTTTGATGACTATCCGGTAGTAGGGGTAGACTGGTTTGCCGCAAAGTATTTCTGCAACTGGCGCACCAAAAACAAAAATGCCGCCAACGAGGAAGCTGGTCTGGCTCCGACCCCGAATTTCCGCTTGCCCTCCGAGGCTGAGTGGGAATACGCTGCACGTGGTGGCCGTGACCTCGCTACCTATCCTTGGGGCGGTCCTTATCTGCGTAACTCGAAGGGCTGCATGCTGGCTAACTTCAAGCCAGGCCGCGGTGACTACGCTTCGGATGGTTACGCCTACACGTCACCGGTAGGAGCCTTCTTCCCTAACGACTTTGGTCTGTATGATATGTCGGGCAACGTAGCCGAATGGTGTGACGATGCTTACATGGAAGCTTCTGTGCCGGTAGTTTGGGATATGAACCCAACCAACCCCGATGACAACGAGCCCCGCAAGGTGGTTCGTGGCGGATCTTGGAAGGACATTGCGTACTTCCTCGAAACCGGAACGCGCAACTTCGAATACCAAGATTCTTCGCGCTCCTTCATCGGTTTCCGCACTGCCATGATTCAGATTGGCATGGGTACCAACAGCAGCCTGAACTAA
- a CDS encoding PorP/SprF family type IX secretion system membrane protein, with protein sequence MLTTVAGTALAQQQPQFTHYGFNGMYLNPAYAGIKGQGEITAIGRYQYFNYKASFDDGGEPKTYMITGSLPVRVLGGGIGFHVYRDEIAQFEMTNAQISYSKHFEVGEGKLGVGVQGIYNYLSKGVYRAIDPDDASVPRDGSDSKIDAGVGVWYESPTFYAGLSVNNLLRSEYNFTSESTSSSNTAKYIGENHSYFTAGYNIEASSSVVVTPSVLVKMVMPGKFGDDGKFTFKNNSYEANVRATFNDKFWGGLGYRYQESFTGMAGLALAKDNALRLGYAFDFVAFNQDARALSSHEIMLSYRLPKPGMATKPAIRTPRYSF encoded by the coding sequence TTGCTGACCACCGTTGCGGGCACTGCTCTCGCACAGCAACAGCCGCAGTTCACCCACTACGGCTTCAACGGCATGTATCTCAATCCCGCTTATGCTGGCATTAAAGGCCAGGGCGAGATAACGGCCATAGGTCGTTACCAGTACTTCAACTACAAGGCTAGCTTCGACGACGGAGGTGAACCCAAAACCTACATGATTACCGGCTCGTTGCCGGTGCGCGTGCTGGGTGGCGGTATCGGCTTTCACGTCTACCGCGACGAAATTGCGCAGTTCGAAATGACGAACGCCCAAATTTCGTATTCCAAGCACTTTGAAGTAGGAGAAGGCAAACTGGGTGTAGGTGTCCAAGGTATATACAACTACCTGTCAAAGGGAGTGTACCGGGCCATCGATCCAGACGATGCCAGCGTACCCCGTGATGGCTCCGACAGCAAAATTGATGCTGGTGTGGGTGTATGGTACGAGTCGCCTACTTTCTACGCTGGCTTGAGCGTAAACAACCTGCTTCGCTCTGAATACAACTTCACGAGCGAAAGCACGAGCAGCAGCAACACCGCTAAGTACATCGGTGAGAACCACTCTTACTTTACCGCCGGCTACAATATTGAGGCTTCTTCTTCCGTTGTTGTTACACCTTCGGTACTCGTGAAGATGGTGATGCCCGGTAAGTTTGGCGACGACGGCAAGTTTACGTTCAAAAACAACTCGTATGAAGCTAACGTGCGAGCTACTTTCAACGACAAATTCTGGGGCGGCCTTGGCTACCGCTATCAGGAATCGTTCACCGGCATGGCGGGCCTAGCTCTAGCCAAGGATAATGCTTTGCGCTTAGGTTATGCCTTCGACTTTGTTGCATTTAACCAAGATGCGCGTGCACTAAGCTCGCACGAGATTATGCTATCCTACCGCCTGCCCAAGCCGGGTATGGCTACAAAACCTGCTATTCGCACGCCACGATATAGCTTCTAG